A window from Primulina huaijiensis isolate GDHJ02 chromosome 11, ASM1229523v2, whole genome shotgun sequence encodes these proteins:
- the LOC140987478 gene encoding protein TOPLESS-RELATED PROTEIN 2-like isoform X1, with protein sequence MSSLSRELVFLILQFLDEEKFKETVHKLEQESGFFFNMKYFEDQVQAGEWEEVEKYLSGFTKVEDNRYSMKIFFEIRKQKYLEALDRLDRAKAVEILVRDLKVFASFNEDLFKEITQLLALDNFRQNEQLSKYGDTKSARNIMLVELKKLIEANPLFRDKLAFPAFKASRLRTLINQSLNWQHQLCKNPRPNPDIKTLFTDHTCASSNGTRGPPPANNPLTGPVPKPGVFPPLGGHGPFQPVVSPSPSAIVCWMSSANLSIPHAAVAGAPPGLVQAPNSAAFLKHPRAPPGGPGMDYLTADSEHLIKRFRSGQPDEVSFSGSSHPSNIYSPDDLPKTVVRNLNQGSNVMSMDFHPQQQTVLLVGTNVGDISIWEVGSRERLALKTFKVWDISACSMPFQTTLVKDATISVNRCVWGPDGSILGVAFSKHIVQIYTYNPAGELRQHLEIDAHIGGVNDIAFAHPNKQLCIVTCGDDKTIKVWDAVAGRRQYTFEGHEAPVYSVCPHYKENIQFIFSTAIDGKIKAWLYDSLGSRVDYDAPGLWCTTMAYSADGTRLFSCGTSKDGESHLVEWNESEGAIKRTYSGFRKRSLGVVQFDTTRNRFLAAGDEFQIKFWDMDNTNTLTYTDGDGGLPASPRLRFNKEGSLLAVTTSDNGIKVLANGDGQRMLRMLETRVFDGPRGFSEAVNVKPAIAGSLGPIPNVSASVSPILERTDRTQQSMALGNMATVESSRVADVKPRILDTGDKVKSWKFPDTADSSQLKTLKLPDPLTASKVVRLLYTNSGLAVLALATNAVHKLWKWPRNERNPSGKSSASSVPQLWQPTNGALMSNDTNDVKTTEDPVSCIALSKNDSYVMSASGGKVSLFNMMTFKVMTTFMPPPPAATYLAFHPQDNNIIAIGMEDSTIQIYNVRVDEVKTKLKGHQKRISGLAFSQSFNILVSSGADAQLCVWSMDGWEKKKSRPVQAPPGHPSPLVGDTRVQFHNNQSHLLVVHESQIAIYDAQLECSRSWYPRDTLSAAISSAIYSCDGMMIITGFCDGAVGLFDADSLSLRCRIAPTAYLSSSVSSNITFPVVIAAHPSDPNQFALGMSDGAVHVIEPSDAETKWGGSTPQDNGVLPSIPSSSALNSQPSETPSR encoded by the exons ATGTCGTCCTTGAGTCGAGAACTGGTTTTCTTAATACTGCAGTTCTTGGATGAAGAGAAGTTCAAGGAGACAGTGCACAA GTTGGAGCAAGAATCTGGTTTTTTCTTCAATATGAAGTATTTTGAGGACCAAGTTCAGGCAGGTGAATGGGAGGAAGTTGAGAAATATTTAAGTGGATTCACGAAAGTTGAGGATAATCGTTATTCaatgaaaattttctttgaaattaGAAAGCAGAAGTATCTCGAAGCtcttgatag ACTAGACCGAGCAAAAGCTGTTGAGATTCTTGTGAGGGATCTTAAGGTCTTTGCATCATTCAACGAAGATCTTTTTAAAGAGATCACCCAGTTATTGGCCCTTGACAATTTTAG GCAGAATGAGCAGCTCTCCAAATATGGGGATACTAAATCTGCGAGAAATATCATGCTGGTTGAACTGAAAAAGCTTATAGAGGCTAACCCATTGTTTCGGGACAAACTTGCATTTCCTGCCTTTAAGGCTTCAAGATTAAGAACACTGATAAACCAAAG TTTAAACTGGCAGCATCAGCTTTGCAAGAATCCACGTCCAAATCCGGATATTAAAACACTCTTTACAGATCATACTTGTGCTTCAAGTAATGGGACACGTGGCCCCCCTCCTGCTAACAACCCTCTCACTGGACCAGTTCCTAAACCTGGTGTTTTTCCACCTCTTGGAGGCCATGGT CCTTTCCAGCCAGTTGTTTCTCCTTCCCCAAGTGCTATAGTGTGCTGGATGTCAAGTGCTAACCTGTCCATTCCTCACGCTGCTGTTGCAGGAGCGCCTCCTGGTCTCGTTCAAGCACCTAATTCTG CCGCATTTTTGAAACATCCGAGGGCTCCTCCAGGTGGTCCGGGAATGGATTATCTGACCGCTGACTCTGAGCATTTGATCAAACGCTTTCGGTCTGGGCAACCTGATGAG GTTTCCTTTTCTGGATCTTCTCATCCTTCGAACATATATTCACCGGATGACCTTCCCAAAACTGTTGTACGGAACCTTAACCAAGGATCTAATGTCATGAGCATGGACTTCCATCCACAACAGCAGACTGTTCTTCTAG TTGGAACAAATGTTGGTGATATTAGCATATGGGAAGTTGGGTCCCGAGAAAGGCTAGCACTTAAAACTTTTAAGGTTTGGGACATATCAGCTTGTTCAATGCCATTCCAA ACAACTTTGGTTAAAGATGCTACCATATCAGTAAATAGATGTGTATGGGGCCCAGATGGATCTATACTAG gTGTTGCTTTCTCCAAACACATTGTTCAGATATATACTTATAATCCAGCTGGAGAGTTGAGACAACACTTGGAA ATTGATGCTCATATTGGTGGTGTTAATGATATTGCCTTTGCACATCCCAATAAGCAGCTGTGCATAGTTACATGTGGGGATGACAAGACGATAAAG GTGTGGGATGCTGTTGCTGGTCGCAGGCAGTATACGTTTGAAGGCCATGAAGCTCCCGTATATTCTGTCTGTCCTCACTATAAAGAGAATATTCAG TTTATATTTTCTACTGCTATTGATGGGAAAATAAAGGCATGGCTTTATGATTCCTTGGGATCAAGAGTAGATTACGATGCCCCTGGACTTTGGTGCACAACAATGGCATACAGCGCTGATGGAACCAG ACTCTTCTCTTGTGGAACAAGCAAAGATGGTGAATCTCACCTTGTTGAGTGGAATGAGAGTGAAGGAGCTATCAAGAGGACATACTCTGGTTTTCGGAAGCGTTCTTTGGGTGTAGTGCAGTTTGACACAACAAGGAACCGTTTTTTAGCTGCTGGTGATGAATTTCAGATAAAATTTTGGGACATGGACAATACCAACACGCTTACTTATACAGATGGCGATGGTGGACTGCCt GCAAGCCCTAGGTTAAGATTTAACAAAGAAGGCTCATTGCTGGCAGTTACAACAAGTGACAATGGAATTAAGGTTTTGGCAAATGGTGATGGGCAACGCATGTTGAGAATGCTTGAAACCAGAGTGTTTGATGGGCCTCGTGGTTTTTCAGAAGCAGTGAATGTGAAA CCAGCAATTGCTGGTTCATTAGGTCCCATTCCTAATGTTTCTGCTTCAGTATCGCCCATCCTCGAACGTACTGATAGAACTCAACAATCAATGGCCCTTGGCAATATG GCCACTGTAGAAAGTAGTAGGGTGGCTGATGTAAAACCACGGATTCTTGATACCGGTGACAAAGTTAAAAGCTGGAAGTTCCCAGACACAGCTGATTCATCTCAGCTCAAGACTTTGAAGCTTCCTGATCCACTGACAGCTAGCAAG GTTGTGCGGTTGCTGTACACTAATTCTGGTCTAGCTGTGCTTGCGTTGGCTACCAATGCTGTTCATAAGTTGTGGAAGTGGCCGCGCAATGAACGGAACCCATCTGGAAAG TCTTCTGCCTCCAGTGTGCCACAACTGTGGCAGCCTACTAATGGGGCTCTCATGTCTAATGATACGAATGATGTCAAAACTACAGAAGACCCGGTTTCCTGTATTGCCTTGTCAAAAAATGATTCTTATGTAATGTCGGCTTCAGGGGGGAAAGTCTCCTTGTTCAACATGATGACCTTTAAG GTCATGACGACATTCATGCCACCGCCTCCTGCAGCAACTTATCTTGCATTTCATCCTCAGGACAACAACATAATTGCTATTGGGATGGAAGACTCTACCATACAGATATACAATGTCCGGGTTGACGAG GTCAAAACCAAGCTAAAGGGTCACCAAAAACGAATTTCAGGGCTTGCATTTTCACAGAGTTTTAACATATTGGTATCATCTGGAGCTGATGCGCAG TTGTGTGTCTGGAGCATGGATGGGTGGGAGAAGAAGAAATCACGGCCTGTACAGGCGCCTCCTGGGCATCCCTCTCCTCTTGTAGGAGATACGAGAGTTCAGTTCCATAATAATCAATCTCATCTTCTGGTTGTCCATGAAAGCCAAATTGCAATTTATGATGCTCAACTGGAATGTTCAAGATCG TGGTACCCGAGGGACACACTTTCTGCTGCTATTTCCAGTGCCATATATTCGTGCGACGGCATGATGATTATTACTGGATTTTGTGATGGTGCTGTTGGACTCTTTGATGCGGACAGTTTAAGCCTTCGATGCCGGATAGCACCAACTGCTTACTTATCTTCATCAGTTTCCAG CAACATTACCTTCCCAGTGGTTATAGCAGCTCATCCATCAGATCCAAATCAGTTTGCACTGGGCATGAGCGATGGTGCAGTTCATGTCATCGAGCCTTCAGATGCAGAGACTAAGTGGGGTGGATCGACCCCTCAAGATAACGGGGTCTTACCTTCTATTCCTTCTAGTTCTGCTTTAAATAGCCAGCCATCTGAAACCCCGTCTAGGTGA
- the LOC140987478 gene encoding protein TOPLESS-RELATED PROTEIN 2-like isoform X2 → MSSLSRELVFLILQFLDEEKFKETVHKLEQESGFFFNMKYFEDQVQAGEWEEVEKYLSGFTKVEDNRYSMKIFFEIRKQKYLEALDRLDRAKAVEILVRDLKVFASFNEDLFKEITQLLALDNFRQNEQLSKYGDTKSARNIMLVELKKLIEANPLFRDKLAFPAFKASRLRTLINQSLNWQHQLCKNPRPNPDIKTLFTDHTCASSNGTRGPPPANNPLTGPVPKPGVFPPLGGHGPFQPVVSPSPSAIVCWMSSANLSIPHAAVAGAPPAAFLKHPRAPPGGPGMDYLTADSEHLIKRFRSGQPDEVSFSGSSHPSNIYSPDDLPKTVVRNLNQGSNVMSMDFHPQQQTVLLVGTNVGDISIWEVGSRERLALKTFKVWDISACSMPFQTTLVKDATISVNRCVWGPDGSILGVAFSKHIVQIYTYNPAGELRQHLEIDAHIGGVNDIAFAHPNKQLCIVTCGDDKTIKVWDAVAGRRQYTFEGHEAPVYSVCPHYKENIQFIFSTAIDGKIKAWLYDSLGSRVDYDAPGLWCTTMAYSADGTRLFSCGTSKDGESHLVEWNESEGAIKRTYSGFRKRSLGVVQFDTTRNRFLAAGDEFQIKFWDMDNTNTLTYTDGDGGLPASPRLRFNKEGSLLAVTTSDNGIKVLANGDGQRMLRMLETRVFDGPRGFSEAVNVKPAIAGSLGPIPNVSASVSPILERTDRTQQSMALGNMATVESSRVADVKPRILDTGDKVKSWKFPDTADSSQLKTLKLPDPLTASKVVRLLYTNSGLAVLALATNAVHKLWKWPRNERNPSGKSSASSVPQLWQPTNGALMSNDTNDVKTTEDPVSCIALSKNDSYVMSASGGKVSLFNMMTFKVMTTFMPPPPAATYLAFHPQDNNIIAIGMEDSTIQIYNVRVDEVKTKLKGHQKRISGLAFSQSFNILVSSGADAQLCVWSMDGWEKKKSRPVQAPPGHPSPLVGDTRVQFHNNQSHLLVVHESQIAIYDAQLECSRSWYPRDTLSAAISSAIYSCDGMMIITGFCDGAVGLFDADSLSLRCRIAPTAYLSSSVSSNITFPVVIAAHPSDPNQFALGMSDGAVHVIEPSDAETKWGGSTPQDNGVLPSIPSSSALNSQPSETPSR, encoded by the exons ATGTCGTCCTTGAGTCGAGAACTGGTTTTCTTAATACTGCAGTTCTTGGATGAAGAGAAGTTCAAGGAGACAGTGCACAA GTTGGAGCAAGAATCTGGTTTTTTCTTCAATATGAAGTATTTTGAGGACCAAGTTCAGGCAGGTGAATGGGAGGAAGTTGAGAAATATTTAAGTGGATTCACGAAAGTTGAGGATAATCGTTATTCaatgaaaattttctttgaaattaGAAAGCAGAAGTATCTCGAAGCtcttgatag ACTAGACCGAGCAAAAGCTGTTGAGATTCTTGTGAGGGATCTTAAGGTCTTTGCATCATTCAACGAAGATCTTTTTAAAGAGATCACCCAGTTATTGGCCCTTGACAATTTTAG GCAGAATGAGCAGCTCTCCAAATATGGGGATACTAAATCTGCGAGAAATATCATGCTGGTTGAACTGAAAAAGCTTATAGAGGCTAACCCATTGTTTCGGGACAAACTTGCATTTCCTGCCTTTAAGGCTTCAAGATTAAGAACACTGATAAACCAAAG TTTAAACTGGCAGCATCAGCTTTGCAAGAATCCACGTCCAAATCCGGATATTAAAACACTCTTTACAGATCATACTTGTGCTTCAAGTAATGGGACACGTGGCCCCCCTCCTGCTAACAACCCTCTCACTGGACCAGTTCCTAAACCTGGTGTTTTTCCACCTCTTGGAGGCCATGGT CCTTTCCAGCCAGTTGTTTCTCCTTCCCCAAGTGCTATAGTGTGCTGGATGTCAAGTGCTAACCTGTCCATTCCTCACGCTGCTGTTGCAGGAGCGCCTCCTG CCGCATTTTTGAAACATCCGAGGGCTCCTCCAGGTGGTCCGGGAATGGATTATCTGACCGCTGACTCTGAGCATTTGATCAAACGCTTTCGGTCTGGGCAACCTGATGAG GTTTCCTTTTCTGGATCTTCTCATCCTTCGAACATATATTCACCGGATGACCTTCCCAAAACTGTTGTACGGAACCTTAACCAAGGATCTAATGTCATGAGCATGGACTTCCATCCACAACAGCAGACTGTTCTTCTAG TTGGAACAAATGTTGGTGATATTAGCATATGGGAAGTTGGGTCCCGAGAAAGGCTAGCACTTAAAACTTTTAAGGTTTGGGACATATCAGCTTGTTCAATGCCATTCCAA ACAACTTTGGTTAAAGATGCTACCATATCAGTAAATAGATGTGTATGGGGCCCAGATGGATCTATACTAG gTGTTGCTTTCTCCAAACACATTGTTCAGATATATACTTATAATCCAGCTGGAGAGTTGAGACAACACTTGGAA ATTGATGCTCATATTGGTGGTGTTAATGATATTGCCTTTGCACATCCCAATAAGCAGCTGTGCATAGTTACATGTGGGGATGACAAGACGATAAAG GTGTGGGATGCTGTTGCTGGTCGCAGGCAGTATACGTTTGAAGGCCATGAAGCTCCCGTATATTCTGTCTGTCCTCACTATAAAGAGAATATTCAG TTTATATTTTCTACTGCTATTGATGGGAAAATAAAGGCATGGCTTTATGATTCCTTGGGATCAAGAGTAGATTACGATGCCCCTGGACTTTGGTGCACAACAATGGCATACAGCGCTGATGGAACCAG ACTCTTCTCTTGTGGAACAAGCAAAGATGGTGAATCTCACCTTGTTGAGTGGAATGAGAGTGAAGGAGCTATCAAGAGGACATACTCTGGTTTTCGGAAGCGTTCTTTGGGTGTAGTGCAGTTTGACACAACAAGGAACCGTTTTTTAGCTGCTGGTGATGAATTTCAGATAAAATTTTGGGACATGGACAATACCAACACGCTTACTTATACAGATGGCGATGGTGGACTGCCt GCAAGCCCTAGGTTAAGATTTAACAAAGAAGGCTCATTGCTGGCAGTTACAACAAGTGACAATGGAATTAAGGTTTTGGCAAATGGTGATGGGCAACGCATGTTGAGAATGCTTGAAACCAGAGTGTTTGATGGGCCTCGTGGTTTTTCAGAAGCAGTGAATGTGAAA CCAGCAATTGCTGGTTCATTAGGTCCCATTCCTAATGTTTCTGCTTCAGTATCGCCCATCCTCGAACGTACTGATAGAACTCAACAATCAATGGCCCTTGGCAATATG GCCACTGTAGAAAGTAGTAGGGTGGCTGATGTAAAACCACGGATTCTTGATACCGGTGACAAAGTTAAAAGCTGGAAGTTCCCAGACACAGCTGATTCATCTCAGCTCAAGACTTTGAAGCTTCCTGATCCACTGACAGCTAGCAAG GTTGTGCGGTTGCTGTACACTAATTCTGGTCTAGCTGTGCTTGCGTTGGCTACCAATGCTGTTCATAAGTTGTGGAAGTGGCCGCGCAATGAACGGAACCCATCTGGAAAG TCTTCTGCCTCCAGTGTGCCACAACTGTGGCAGCCTACTAATGGGGCTCTCATGTCTAATGATACGAATGATGTCAAAACTACAGAAGACCCGGTTTCCTGTATTGCCTTGTCAAAAAATGATTCTTATGTAATGTCGGCTTCAGGGGGGAAAGTCTCCTTGTTCAACATGATGACCTTTAAG GTCATGACGACATTCATGCCACCGCCTCCTGCAGCAACTTATCTTGCATTTCATCCTCAGGACAACAACATAATTGCTATTGGGATGGAAGACTCTACCATACAGATATACAATGTCCGGGTTGACGAG GTCAAAACCAAGCTAAAGGGTCACCAAAAACGAATTTCAGGGCTTGCATTTTCACAGAGTTTTAACATATTGGTATCATCTGGAGCTGATGCGCAG TTGTGTGTCTGGAGCATGGATGGGTGGGAGAAGAAGAAATCACGGCCTGTACAGGCGCCTCCTGGGCATCCCTCTCCTCTTGTAGGAGATACGAGAGTTCAGTTCCATAATAATCAATCTCATCTTCTGGTTGTCCATGAAAGCCAAATTGCAATTTATGATGCTCAACTGGAATGTTCAAGATCG TGGTACCCGAGGGACACACTTTCTGCTGCTATTTCCAGTGCCATATATTCGTGCGACGGCATGATGATTATTACTGGATTTTGTGATGGTGCTGTTGGACTCTTTGATGCGGACAGTTTAAGCCTTCGATGCCGGATAGCACCAACTGCTTACTTATCTTCATCAGTTTCCAG CAACATTACCTTCCCAGTGGTTATAGCAGCTCATCCATCAGATCCAAATCAGTTTGCACTGGGCATGAGCGATGGTGCAGTTCATGTCATCGAGCCTTCAGATGCAGAGACTAAGTGGGGTGGATCGACCCCTCAAGATAACGGGGTCTTACCTTCTATTCCTTCTAGTTCTGCTTTAAATAGCCAGCCATCTGAAACCCCGTCTAGGTGA
- the LOC140987478 gene encoding protein TOPLESS-RELATED PROTEIN 2-like isoform X3, with the protein MSSLSRELVFLILQFLDEEKFKETVHKLEQESGFFFNMKYFEDQVQAGEWEEVEKYLSGFTKVEDNRYSMKIFFEIRKQKYLEALDRLDRAKAVEILVRDLKVFASFNEDLFKEITQLLALDNFRQNEQLSKYGDTKSARNIMLVELKKLIEANPLFRDKLAFPAFKASRLRTLINQSLNWQHQLCKNPRPNPDIKTLFTDHTCASSNGTRGPPPANNPLTGPVPKPGVFPPLGGHGPFQPVVSPSPSAIVCWMSSANLSIPHAAVAGAPPGLVQAPNSAAFLKHPRAPPGGPGMDYLTADSEHLIKRFRSGQPDEVSFSGSSHPSNIYSPDDLPKTVVRNLNQGSNVMSMDFHPQQQTVLLVGTNVGDISIWEVGSRERLALKTFKVWDISACSMPFQTTLVKDATISVNRCVWGPDGSILGVAFSKHIVQIYTYNPAGELRQHLEIDAHIGGVNDIAFAHPNKQLCIVTCGDDKTIKVWDAVAGRRQYTFEGHEAPVYSVCPHYKENIQFIFSTAIDGKIKAWLYDSLGSRVDYDAPGLWCTTMAYSADGTRLFSCGTSKDGESHLVEWNESEGAIKRTYSGFRKRSLGVVQFDTTRNRFLAAGDEFQIKFWDMDNTNTLTYTDGDGGLPASPRLRFNKEGSLLAVTTSDNGIKVLANGDGQRMLRMLETRVFDGPRGFSEAVNVKPAIAGSLGPIPNVSASVSPILERTDRTQQSMALGNMATVESSRVADVKPRILDTGDKVKSWKFPDTADSSQLKTLKLPDPLTASKVVRLLYTNSGLAVLALATNAVHKLWKWPRNERNPSGKSSASSVPQLWQPTNGALMSNDTNDVKTTEDPVSCIALSKNDSYVMSASGGKVSLFNMMTFKVMTTFMPPPPAATYLAFHPQDNNIIAIGMEDSTIQIYNVRVDEVKTKLKGHQKRISGLAFSQSFNILVSSGADAQLCVWSMDGWEKKKSRPVQAPPGHPSPLVGDTRVQFHNNQSHLLVVHESQIAIYDAQLECSRSWYPRDTLSAAISSAIYSCDGMMIITGFCDGAVGLFDADSLSLRCRIAPTAYLSSSVSRGLHTKSLDM; encoded by the exons ATGTCGTCCTTGAGTCGAGAACTGGTTTTCTTAATACTGCAGTTCTTGGATGAAGAGAAGTTCAAGGAGACAGTGCACAA GTTGGAGCAAGAATCTGGTTTTTTCTTCAATATGAAGTATTTTGAGGACCAAGTTCAGGCAGGTGAATGGGAGGAAGTTGAGAAATATTTAAGTGGATTCACGAAAGTTGAGGATAATCGTTATTCaatgaaaattttctttgaaattaGAAAGCAGAAGTATCTCGAAGCtcttgatag ACTAGACCGAGCAAAAGCTGTTGAGATTCTTGTGAGGGATCTTAAGGTCTTTGCATCATTCAACGAAGATCTTTTTAAAGAGATCACCCAGTTATTGGCCCTTGACAATTTTAG GCAGAATGAGCAGCTCTCCAAATATGGGGATACTAAATCTGCGAGAAATATCATGCTGGTTGAACTGAAAAAGCTTATAGAGGCTAACCCATTGTTTCGGGACAAACTTGCATTTCCTGCCTTTAAGGCTTCAAGATTAAGAACACTGATAAACCAAAG TTTAAACTGGCAGCATCAGCTTTGCAAGAATCCACGTCCAAATCCGGATATTAAAACACTCTTTACAGATCATACTTGTGCTTCAAGTAATGGGACACGTGGCCCCCCTCCTGCTAACAACCCTCTCACTGGACCAGTTCCTAAACCTGGTGTTTTTCCACCTCTTGGAGGCCATGGT CCTTTCCAGCCAGTTGTTTCTCCTTCCCCAAGTGCTATAGTGTGCTGGATGTCAAGTGCTAACCTGTCCATTCCTCACGCTGCTGTTGCAGGAGCGCCTCCTGGTCTCGTTCAAGCACCTAATTCTG CCGCATTTTTGAAACATCCGAGGGCTCCTCCAGGTGGTCCGGGAATGGATTATCTGACCGCTGACTCTGAGCATTTGATCAAACGCTTTCGGTCTGGGCAACCTGATGAG GTTTCCTTTTCTGGATCTTCTCATCCTTCGAACATATATTCACCGGATGACCTTCCCAAAACTGTTGTACGGAACCTTAACCAAGGATCTAATGTCATGAGCATGGACTTCCATCCACAACAGCAGACTGTTCTTCTAG TTGGAACAAATGTTGGTGATATTAGCATATGGGAAGTTGGGTCCCGAGAAAGGCTAGCACTTAAAACTTTTAAGGTTTGGGACATATCAGCTTGTTCAATGCCATTCCAA ACAACTTTGGTTAAAGATGCTACCATATCAGTAAATAGATGTGTATGGGGCCCAGATGGATCTATACTAG gTGTTGCTTTCTCCAAACACATTGTTCAGATATATACTTATAATCCAGCTGGAGAGTTGAGACAACACTTGGAA ATTGATGCTCATATTGGTGGTGTTAATGATATTGCCTTTGCACATCCCAATAAGCAGCTGTGCATAGTTACATGTGGGGATGACAAGACGATAAAG GTGTGGGATGCTGTTGCTGGTCGCAGGCAGTATACGTTTGAAGGCCATGAAGCTCCCGTATATTCTGTCTGTCCTCACTATAAAGAGAATATTCAG TTTATATTTTCTACTGCTATTGATGGGAAAATAAAGGCATGGCTTTATGATTCCTTGGGATCAAGAGTAGATTACGATGCCCCTGGACTTTGGTGCACAACAATGGCATACAGCGCTGATGGAACCAG ACTCTTCTCTTGTGGAACAAGCAAAGATGGTGAATCTCACCTTGTTGAGTGGAATGAGAGTGAAGGAGCTATCAAGAGGACATACTCTGGTTTTCGGAAGCGTTCTTTGGGTGTAGTGCAGTTTGACACAACAAGGAACCGTTTTTTAGCTGCTGGTGATGAATTTCAGATAAAATTTTGGGACATGGACAATACCAACACGCTTACTTATACAGATGGCGATGGTGGACTGCCt GCAAGCCCTAGGTTAAGATTTAACAAAGAAGGCTCATTGCTGGCAGTTACAACAAGTGACAATGGAATTAAGGTTTTGGCAAATGGTGATGGGCAACGCATGTTGAGAATGCTTGAAACCAGAGTGTTTGATGGGCCTCGTGGTTTTTCAGAAGCAGTGAATGTGAAA CCAGCAATTGCTGGTTCATTAGGTCCCATTCCTAATGTTTCTGCTTCAGTATCGCCCATCCTCGAACGTACTGATAGAACTCAACAATCAATGGCCCTTGGCAATATG GCCACTGTAGAAAGTAGTAGGGTGGCTGATGTAAAACCACGGATTCTTGATACCGGTGACAAAGTTAAAAGCTGGAAGTTCCCAGACACAGCTGATTCATCTCAGCTCAAGACTTTGAAGCTTCCTGATCCACTGACAGCTAGCAAG GTTGTGCGGTTGCTGTACACTAATTCTGGTCTAGCTGTGCTTGCGTTGGCTACCAATGCTGTTCATAAGTTGTGGAAGTGGCCGCGCAATGAACGGAACCCATCTGGAAAG TCTTCTGCCTCCAGTGTGCCACAACTGTGGCAGCCTACTAATGGGGCTCTCATGTCTAATGATACGAATGATGTCAAAACTACAGAAGACCCGGTTTCCTGTATTGCCTTGTCAAAAAATGATTCTTATGTAATGTCGGCTTCAGGGGGGAAAGTCTCCTTGTTCAACATGATGACCTTTAAG GTCATGACGACATTCATGCCACCGCCTCCTGCAGCAACTTATCTTGCATTTCATCCTCAGGACAACAACATAATTGCTATTGGGATGGAAGACTCTACCATACAGATATACAATGTCCGGGTTGACGAG GTCAAAACCAAGCTAAAGGGTCACCAAAAACGAATTTCAGGGCTTGCATTTTCACAGAGTTTTAACATATTGGTATCATCTGGAGCTGATGCGCAG TTGTGTGTCTGGAGCATGGATGGGTGGGAGAAGAAGAAATCACGGCCTGTACAGGCGCCTCCTGGGCATCCCTCTCCTCTTGTAGGAGATACGAGAGTTCAGTTCCATAATAATCAATCTCATCTTCTGGTTGTCCATGAAAGCCAAATTGCAATTTATGATGCTCAACTGGAATGTTCAAGATCG TGGTACCCGAGGGACACACTTTCTGCTGCTATTTCCAGTGCCATATATTCGTGCGACGGCATGATGATTATTACTGGATTTTGTGATGGTGCTGTTGGACTCTTTGATGCGGACAGTTTAAGCCTTCGATGCCGGATAGCACCAACTGCTTACTTATCTTCATCAGTTTCCAG GGGATTGCACACCAAGAGTTTGGACATGTGA